In Buchnera aphidicola (Eriosoma grossulariae), a genomic segment contains:
- the ruvX gene encoding Holliday junction resolvase RuvX, with translation MFIIAFDFGTQNIGLAVGQKITLTAQPLTAIPSKNGDPNWDIIKKILFEWNPMIIIVGLPLNMDGSKQEITYRTEIFAQNLKNKFHFPVKLQDERLSTIEAKSILFQRYGFKSLIKNKIDSISAMIILESWLNNN, from the coding sequence ATGTTTATAATAGCATTTGATTTTGGTACTCAAAATATCGGATTAGCTGTAGGACAAAAAATTACTCTTACAGCTCAACCATTAACTGCTATTCCATCAAAAAATGGAGACCCAAATTGGGATATAATAAAAAAAATATTATTTGAATGGAATCCTATGATTATTATAGTAGGATTACCATTAAATATGGATGGAAGCAAACAAGAAATTACTTACAGAACAGAAATATTTGCTCAAAATCTTAAAAATAAATTTCATTTTCCCGTAAAATTACAAGATGAAAGACTTAGTACTATAGAAGCAAAATCAATTTTATTTCAACGTTATGGATTTAAATCTCTAATAAAAAATAAAATTGATTCTATATCAGCTATGATTATTTTAGAAAGTTGGCTGAATAATAATTAA
- the hemW gene encoding radical SAM family heme chaperone HemW has translation MIKIPSLSLYIHIPWCKKKCPYCDFNSYPTTGEIPEKKYIFHLLQDLKQNIQLIKNRTICSIYIGGGTPSLIHPKIIKKLLEDVKNIVPVLKNAEITIEMNPNIQEIKYIPDYCNAGINRISIGIQSFNKNLLKKIGRNYTDMEIYKIMNFIKNIPFINLNLDLMYGLPQQSINTGILDIEKTIQYNPTHISWYQLTIEPNTLFELNQPILPKENISWNIFKYGNQLLKKSGYQQYEISSFSKPGYQCKHNLNYWRYGDYLGIGCGAHSKITKKNGDIIRIIKKKQIFNFMNGEYIEKITFIKPEERAFEYFINHFRIFEPISKKHFSQLTGLNPIDIKNEINDAVLKKYLKKNHTHWETTKKGKLFLNNLLEIFIKNNINQS, from the coding sequence ATGATTAAAATACCATCACTTAGTTTATATATTCATATTCCTTGGTGTAAAAAAAAATGTCCCTATTGCGATTTTAATTCTTATCCTACCACAGGAGAAATTCCAGAAAAAAAATATATTTTTCATTTATTGCAAGATTTAAAACAAAATATACAATTAATAAAAAATAGAACTATATGTAGTATTTATATAGGAGGAGGAACACCTAGTTTAATTCATCCGAAAATCATAAAAAAATTGCTAGAAGATGTTAAAAATATTGTTCCTGTTTTAAAAAATGCTGAAATTACTATAGAAATGAATCCTAACATTCAAGAAATAAAATATATTCCAGATTATTGCAATGCTGGAATTAATAGAATTTCAATTGGAATTCAAAGTTTTAACAAAAATTTATTAAAAAAAATAGGAAGAAATTATACTGACATGGAAATTTATAAAATTATGAACTTTATAAAAAATATTCCATTTATTAATTTAAATTTAGATCTTATGTATGGATTACCTCAACAATCTATAAATACTGGTATATTAGATATAGAAAAAACTATTCAATATAATCCCACACATATTTCATGGTATCAATTAACCATAGAACCAAATACATTATTTGAATTAAATCAACCTATTTTGCCTAAAGAAAATATATCATGGAATATTTTTAAATATGGTAATCAATTATTAAAAAAATCAGGTTACCAACAATATGAAATATCATCATTTTCTAAACCAGGATATCAATGTAAACATAATTTAAATTATTGGCGTTATGGTGATTATTTAGGAATAGGATGCGGAGCACATAGTAAAATCACTAAAAAAAATGGAGATATAATTAGAATAATTAAAAAAAAACAAATTTTTAATTTTATGAATGGTGAATATATTGAAAAAATAACATTCATAAAACCAGAAGAGCGAGCCTTTGAATATTTTATAAATCATTTTAGAATATTTGAACCAATATCTAAAAAACATTTTTCACAATTAACCGGATTAAATCCTATTGACATTAAAAATGAAATAAATGATGCAGTTTTAAAAAAATATCTTAAAAAAAATCATACACATTGGGAAACAACAAAAAAGGGAAAATTATTTTTAAACAATTTACTAGAAATATTTATAAAAAATAATATTAACCAATCTTGA
- the trmB gene encoding tRNA (guanosine(46)-N7)-methyltransferase TrmB encodes MLNRDSFIQKYLFQSSGLFTTPLSTSCRGRLTKSHTTSIKNYFSIFGISFQNQLINFVKIFNRNAPLILEIGFGTGENLVNMALNHPEKNFLGIEVYLPGIASCLNQVYLLNIKNLKIICYNAVDVINNMISNSQLYQIKIFFPDPWPKKKHQKRRMLQPDFLFLLSQKLIKNGILHIATDWNNYAYDIINYIKNIDIYVDQSFNQAYADIKKSRIITKFEKKGQILGHKIFDLLFQKKN; translated from the coding sequence ATGTTGAACAGAGATTCGTTTATTCAAAAATATTTATTTCAAAGTTCTGGGTTGTTTACTACTCCTTTATCAACTTCTTGTCGAGGTCGATTAACTAAATCTCATACAACATCAATTAAAAATTATTTTTCAATTTTTGGTATAAGTTTTCAAAATCAATTAATTAATTTTGTAAAAATATTTAATCGTAATGCACCATTAATTTTAGAAATCGGTTTTGGAACAGGAGAAAATTTAGTTAATATGGCTTTAAATCATCCAGAAAAAAATTTTTTAGGAATAGAAGTATATTTGCCAGGTATTGCTTCTTGTCTTAATCAAGTATATTTACTGAATATAAAAAATTTAAAGATTATTTGTTATAATGCAGTAGATGTTATAAATAATATGATTTCAAATAGTCAATTATATCAAATTAAAATATTTTTTCCAGATCCATGGCCTAAAAAAAAACATCAAAAAAGAAGAATGTTACAACCTGATTTTTTATTTTTACTTTCTCAAAAATTAATTAAAAATGGTATTTTACATATTGCAACAGATTGGAATAATTATGCATATGATATCATTAATTATATAAAAAATATTGATATTTATGTCGATCAATCATTTAATCAGGCTTATGCAGATATAAAAAAATCGAGAATAATAACTAAATTTGAAAAAAAAGGACAAATTTTAGGACATAAAATTTTTGATTTATTATTTCAGAAGAAAAACTAA
- the mutY gene encoding A/G-specific adenine glycosylase: MIFSQLVLNWFHFFGRKNLPWQKQKNLYNIWISEIMLQQTQVKIVVPYFKKFIKTFPNIKTLANSSLKNIMYVWSGLGYYTRARNLHKTSKIILEKYNGIFPDNFNVIINFPGIGKTTAGAILSFALGSYFSILDSNVKRVLLRFYLIKKYIKNQNSEKKLWKIIELITPIYNTDKFNQAIMDIGSLICTIKQPKCHLCPLNYLCLSYKNQIWLNYKIKKNTKSKINKTFLCTIIRYKDSIFLEMNKIYNLWNSLFILPMFEKKTEMLIWFKKNQLDYKKTIKLKSIHCILSNYSLKININIINIKSKKEILKKKSNIWYKLFNPQSIGIPKPIDSLLKQLK; the protein is encoded by the coding sequence ATGATTTTTTCGCAATTAGTATTAAATTGGTTTCATTTTTTTGGTAGAAAAAATCTGCCATGGCAAAAACAAAAAAATTTATATAATATTTGGATATCAGAAATTATGCTACAACAAACACAAGTCAAAATTGTTGTTCCATATTTTAAAAAATTTATAAAAACGTTTCCAAATATAAAAACGTTAGCAAATAGTTCTTTAAAAAATATTATGTATGTTTGGAGTGGTTTAGGTTATTATACTAGGGCAAGAAATTTACATAAAACATCTAAAATTATTTTGGAAAAATATAACGGTATTTTCCCTGATAATTTTAATGTAATTATTAATTTCCCGGGTATAGGAAAAACCACTGCTGGAGCTATTTTATCATTTGCATTAGGATCATATTTTTCTATTTTAGATAGTAATGTAAAAAGAGTATTATTAAGATTTTATCTAATAAAAAAATATATAAAAAATCAAAATTCAGAGAAAAAACTATGGAAAATAATTGAATTAATTACACCAATTTATAACACTGATAAATTTAACCAAGCTATAATGGATATAGGGTCTTTAATTTGTACTATTAAACAACCAAAATGCCATTTATGTCCATTAAATTACTTATGTTTATCTTATAAAAATCAAATATGGTTAAATTATAAAATAAAAAAAAATACAAAAAGTAAAATTAATAAAACTTTTTTATGTACTATTATAAGATACAAAGATTCTATTTTTTTAGAAATGAATAAAATTTATAATTTATGGAATTCTTTATTTATTTTACCTATGTTTGAAAAAAAAACAGAAATGTTAATATGGTTTAAAAAAAATCAATTAGATTATAAAAAAACAATTAAATTAAAATCAATTCATTGTATATTAAGTAATTACTCTTTAAAAATAAACATCAATATAATAAATATTAAATCAAAAAAAGAAATTTTAAAAAAAAAATCTAATATATGGTATAAATTATTTAACCCTCAATCAATTGGTATTCCAAAACCTATTGATAGTCTTTTAAAACAATTAAAATAA